One Anaerolineales bacterium DNA window includes the following coding sequences:
- a CDS encoding GYD domain-containing protein: MSAYVLMGKYSQDALKKISARRTAGAAAVIRKNGGELKAGYALLGEVDVVLIADFPDNAKAMKASIELTRLLGIGFRTAPAVSVEYFDTMMA, from the coding sequence ATGAGCGCTTACGTTTTGATGGGAAAGTATTCGCAGGATGCGCTTAAGAAGATCAGCGCCAGGCGCACCGCCGGAGCTGCCGCGGTGATTCGTAAAAACGGCGGCGAACTGAAGGCGGGCTATGCGCTGTTAGGCGAGGTGGATGTCGTCCTCATCGCCGATTTTCCGGACAACGCCAAAGCGATGAAAGCTTCGATCGAGCTTACGCGTTTGCTGGGGATCGGTTTTCGCACCGCCCCGGCGGTCAGCGTGGAATATTTCGACACCATGATGGCGTAA
- a CDS encoding UbiA family prenyltransferase: MIIKRRIDGTIRLSRYREFLWFVLITTLLGVASSNGEFGIRMVTVLIANWMAVAFMFMINDVEDAPDDALCPQKAMRNPISAGMLSHRSGWWVSILVGLLAGFLYLLLGVGPAVWGWIGLFLGYVYSWKRIRLKNFPIVDFLSHGMMLAGCQFLAAFYTFSPGVYWWWPFPFIMTVSISMYGELFNELRDFHKDREAGLTHTALLVGYQPTAVLMYSLLGIGVLSAVITLIGIMIVPFWVLVITGVLLICLLIPAIVRIARRARTRAAEYEPLHKPFEISFAVALSTYYVYPWLGALGARLLHWLPRFSFF; this comes from the coding sequence ATGATCATCAAGCGGCGGATCGACGGCACCATCCGGCTCAGCCGGTACCGCGAATTTCTTTGGTTCGTGCTCATCACCACCCTGCTCGGGGTGGCCTCCTCCAACGGCGAATTCGGCATCCGGATGGTGACGGTGCTGATCGCCAACTGGATGGCGGTGGCGTTCATGTTCATGATCAACGACGTAGAGGACGCGCCGGACGACGCGCTTTGCCCTCAAAAGGCAATGCGCAATCCGATTTCCGCGGGGATGCTTTCTCACCGCAGCGGTTGGTGGGTGTCGATTCTGGTGGGTTTGCTGGCCGGTTTCCTCTACCTGCTGTTGGGCGTCGGACCGGCCGTGTGGGGATGGATCGGCCTGTTCCTGGGGTACGTGTATTCCTGGAAGCGGATCCGGCTGAAAAATTTTCCGATCGTGGATTTCCTCTCCCACGGCATGATGCTCGCCGGGTGCCAGTTCCTGGCGGCGTTTTACACTTTTTCCCCCGGAGTCTACTGGTGGTGGCCGTTCCCGTTTATCATGACGGTGTCGATTTCCATGTACGGCGAGTTGTTCAACGAATTGCGGGATTTCCACAAGGACCGCGAAGCCGGCTTGACCCACACGGCGCTGTTGGTCGGGTACCAGCCGACGGCGGTTTTAATGTACAGCCTGCTCGGGATCGGAGTTCTCTCGGCCGTCATCACCCTGATCGGGATCATGATCGTGCCTTTCTGGGTGCTGGTCATCACCGGCGTCCTGCTGATCTGCCTGCTGATCCCGGCGATCGTGAGGATCGCCCGCCGGGCGCGGACCCGGGCGGCCGAGTACGAACCGCTGCACAAACCGTTCGAGATCTCCTTTGCGGTGGCGCTTTCCACATATTACGTATACCCGTGGCTGGGAGCGTTGGGGGCCCGCCTTCTGCATTGGCTGCCGCGCTTCTCGTTTTTCTAA
- a CDS encoding WD40 repeat domain-containing protein, which translates to MDKKRFRWILFLAGLVWISGCQGDPSVVPTSSATPTRAIATETQTPTVTATGTIPPHELIHPSQTPTLAAQQAAKYRLKVLTAENISQAKILPLSPKLTPAPLSVAWAADGKTVAIGTSGSFLLKDPKGDAIYERRVTYGVQAIAFSPDGGEVAFADGHNVYVFPVNAPQKETALTGHTRAVLALVFDDAGKLLASAGEDNQIIFWQDNSPQKKTVLKNDNPLIRGLAFTPDSKYLFSSSDGGAIRKWNLETQSVEREFDCACEGTTRLMRVEGILYAGTEEGWLQSWDMAEGTRGLQFDTGLGQIRSLTPHGSEGQILLAGMDGRVGILAGGRESDFRVLSLTYGAITSAASDPQGGQILIAASDHLAVTVDSISGEWKNTLFSGTPGGARDFSFNRDGTYIYHSLWSAFSRWNMAQSINQSVTAYSRISSIFGTNPWAFLPDGNLIVILEDSNRRNSLAILDPDSGGIEKIPETETMSPIIAADVDSTGKYLAWQIEGYGRGAGLLNFMGLDGQERTQWASEMPGYGYWAFRRPLALLSNRILFTAGPDGLRRYTAGKPEPDLVSQEGYLDLRLSTDEKMLAAVVAYPSPLKPQGHINIYRVSDDGNLERVQRIVGEAVSLGPRGELLATLYGGLLKVIDTTDFRELRTYVVLGEKIKYVQFSPAGDCFAALTDKNNVYIWGIPADAV; encoded by the coding sequence ATGGATAAAAAAAGATTCCGATGGATTTTATTCCTGGCGGGCCTGGTTTGGATTTCTGGCTGCCAGGGGGATCCGAGCGTCGTGCCCACCTCCTCCGCTACTCCCACGCGGGCAATTGCCACCGAAACCCAGACCCCCACCGTTACTGCCACGGGAACCATCCCGCCCCATGAATTAATCCACCCTTCGCAAACTCCCACGCTCGCCGCCCAGCAGGCGGCGAAGTACAGATTGAAGGTCTTGACGGCAGAGAACATATCCCAGGCGAAAATTCTGCCCCTATCACCCAAGCTGACGCCGGCGCCGCTTTCGGTGGCTTGGGCGGCCGACGGGAAAACGGTTGCCATCGGAACCAGTGGGAGTTTTCTCCTGAAGGATCCGAAGGGGGACGCCATCTACGAGCGGAGGGTGACCTACGGAGTGCAAGCCATTGCTTTTTCACCGGATGGCGGGGAGGTGGCATTCGCCGACGGGCATAATGTATACGTCTTCCCGGTGAACGCGCCGCAAAAAGAAACCGCCCTAACCGGCCATACCCGCGCGGTCTTGGCGCTGGTTTTTGACGATGCGGGCAAGCTTCTGGCGTCGGCCGGCGAGGACAACCAGATAATTTTTTGGCAGGATAATTCTCCGCAGAAGAAAACGGTTCTCAAGAACGATAATCCCTTGATCCGGGGATTGGCCTTCACACCTGATTCAAAATACCTCTTTTCTTCCTCGGATGGAGGGGCCATCCGAAAATGGAATTTGGAGACCCAATCCGTGGAGCGGGAGTTCGATTGCGCATGCGAGGGGACGACCCGGCTGATGCGGGTGGAGGGCATCCTCTACGCGGGAACGGAGGAAGGCTGGCTGCAATCCTGGGACATGGCAGAGGGAACCAGGGGACTGCAATTCGACACCGGATTGGGACAGATACGCTCGCTGACTCCGCATGGCAGTGAAGGACAGATCCTCTTGGCGGGCATGGATGGGAGAGTGGGGATTCTGGCGGGCGGCCGGGAAAGCGACTTCCGGGTTCTCTCCCTGACCTACGGCGCGATCACCTCGGCGGCCTCCGACCCGCAAGGCGGGCAAATCCTCATCGCGGCTTCCGATCATTTGGCGGTAACCGTGGATTCGATATCAGGGGAATGGAAGAACACGCTTTTTTCCGGGACTCCGGGCGGGGCGCGGGATTTTTCCTTCAATCGCGATGGAACCTATATCTATCATTCCTTATGGTCGGCCTTCTCGCGCTGGAACATGGCGCAATCGATCAACCAAAGCGTCACCGCTTATTCGCGTATCTCCTCGATCTTCGGGACAAACCCCTGGGCGTTCCTGCCGGATGGAAACCTGATCGTCATTCTGGAAGACAGCAACCGAAGAAATTCTCTGGCAATCCTGGATCCGGACTCGGGGGGGATTGAGAAAATACCCGAGACGGAAACCATGTCGCCGATCATAGCGGCCGATGTGGACTCGACGGGAAAGTACCTGGCCTGGCAGATCGAAGGGTATGGACGCGGAGCCGGTCTCCTGAATTTCATGGGCCTCGACGGTCAGGAAAGAACCCAATGGGCAAGCGAGATGCCCGGATACGGGTATTGGGCATTCCGACGCCCGTTGGCGCTTCTTTCCAATCGCATCCTGTTTACCGCCGGACCGGACGGCTTGCGTCGCTACACGGCCGGCAAGCCGGAGCCGGATCTGGTTTCACAAGAGGGGTATCTGGATCTGCGGCTGTCCACTGACGAAAAGATGCTGGCCGCTGTGGTTGCCTATCCCAGTCCCTTAAAACCCCAGGGACATATAAACATTTACCGGGTTTCCGATGACGGCAACCTGGAGCGGGTGCAGCGGATCGTGGGGGAGGCGGTGTCGCTCGGCCCGCGGGGCGAATTGCTGGCGACGCTCTACGGCGGGCTCCTTAAAGTGATCGACACGACCGACTTCCGCGAATTGCGGACCTATGTGGTTTTGGGGGAGAAAATCAAATACGTCCAATTCAGCCCGGCCGGCGATTGTTTCGCGGCGCTTACGGATAAAAACAACGTTTATATATGGGGGATCCCGGCGGATGCGGTCTGA
- the hxpB gene encoding hexitol phosphatase HxpB yields MTPRPSPLRAVVFDMDGILIDSEPFWRESEIEIFGRHGLQLTESDCILTTGMRIGEVTRYWYDRRPWNGPPPEILAAEILRGVIRRVRERGEAMPGLMDALGLFRSRGLRLALASSSARSLIDAVLDRLGVRPYFEAVCSAENEPRGKPHPDVYLAAATSLGVPPQACLAIEDSIAGVQAAKAAGMKCIAVPLPELRNDPHYLAADRTVNSLLEIGDSLLDALRD; encoded by the coding sequence ATGACCCCGCGCCCCTCCCCGCTCCGGGCGGTTGTGTTCGACATGGACGGAATCCTGATCGATTCTGAACCGTTTTGGCGCGAATCGGAAATCGAAATCTTCGGCCGGCACGGCCTGCAGCTGACCGAGTCGGATTGCATCCTGACCACGGGCATGCGCATCGGGGAAGTGACCCGTTACTGGTACGATCGCCGGCCGTGGAACGGCCCCCCGCCGGAGATCCTCGCCGCGGAGATCCTCCGGGGGGTGATCCGCCGGGTGCGTGAACGGGGCGAGGCCATGCCGGGGTTGATGGACGCCCTGGGCCTCTTCCGTTCGCGCGGGCTGCGCCTGGCGCTGGCCTCGTCCTCGGCCCGGTCGCTCATCGATGCGGTGCTCGACCGCCTGGGGGTACGGCCGTATTTCGAAGCGGTCTGCTCGGCGGAAAACGAACCCCGCGGAAAGCCCCACCCGGACGTGTATCTTGCCGCGGCAACAAGCCTCGGGGTTCCGCCGCAGGCGTGCCTGGCGATCGAGGATTCGATCGCCGGCGTGCAGGCCGCCAAGGCCGCCGGAATGAAGTGCATCGCCGTCCCGCTGCCGGAATTGCGAAACGACCCGCATTACCTTGCGGCGGACCGGACGGTGAATTCTTTATTGGAAATCGGCGACAGCCTGCTCGACGCCCTTCGCGATTGA
- a CDS encoding FkbM family methyltransferase, with amino-acid sequence MLARWFYYLRSIPTLLAGIRSWGSAARLLAGRPPRPVTVRLTDGSAFRLRSLMDLWIIKETCLDRDYEMDLPAWCEEWTVMDIGAGLGDFSIRAARGHPQRRIAAFEPFAESFDLLKENLLLNGIRNVQAFPLAVGAHSGPMRLQTATGIAVQHSTAPGEGSAPSSALTVEGATLEEALRKAGFARCDLLKVDCEGAEYEIFLGASDETLRRIERIAMEYHDGCTPHSHSELADFLRRKGFAVTLRDNPVHKHIGFLTAVRNS; translated from the coding sequence ATGCTCGCCCGTTGGTTTTACTACCTGCGATCCATCCCCACCCTCCTGGCCGGAATCCGGAGTTGGGGAAGCGCGGCGCGCCTGCTGGCCGGCCGCCCGCCCCGTCCGGTGACGGTGCGGCTGACCGACGGAAGCGCCTTCCGCCTCCGCAGCCTGATGGACCTGTGGATCATCAAGGAAACCTGCCTCGACCGCGACTATGAGATGGACCTTCCCGCCTGGTGCGAGGAGTGGACGGTGATGGACATCGGCGCCGGATTGGGGGATTTTTCCATCCGCGCCGCCCGGGGTCATCCGCAGCGTCGAATCGCCGCCTTCGAACCGTTCGCCGAATCTTTCGACCTGTTAAAGGAGAACCTCCTGTTGAACGGCATTCGCAACGTGCAGGCGTTCCCCCTGGCCGTCGGCGCGCACTCCGGTCCGATGCGTCTGCAGACCGCCACCGGAATCGCGGTCCAGCATAGCACCGCGCCGGGCGAAGGATCCGCTCCGTCTTCCGCACTCACGGTTGAGGGCGCCACGCTGGAAGAGGCGCTCCGTAAAGCCGGATTCGCCCGTTGCGATCTCCTCAAGGTCGATTGCGAGGGCGCGGAATATGAGATTTTCCTCGGTGCGTCCGACGAAACCCTCCGCCGGATCGAGCGCATTGCCATGGAGTACCACGACGGCTGCACGCCCCACTCCCACAGCGAACTGGCGGACTTTCTGCGCCGCAAGGGATTCGCCGTGACCCTGCGCGACAACCCCGTCCACAAACACATCGGATTCCTCACCGCCGTGCGGAATTCCTGA
- a CDS encoding glycosyltransferase family 2 protein gives MLIAIIPAYNEERFIGSVVLKAKKYVDAVLVIDDGSKDLTAEVARAAGAVVVRHETNRGKGAALNSGFEKARELRAQAAVVLDGDGQHRPEDIPTVIAPIHDEKADIVVGSRYLEQQSHIPFVRILGHRFFNSFTNWLTGTHVTDSQSGFRAFSTKALQRIKFKSEDFSVESEMQFLAAQQDLQLTEVPIVICYPERPKRSVIAHGVSVLNGILRLVGQHRPLLFFGVPGAILITMGLLWGAWVVDIYSRYQTLAIGYALISVFLSIVGMFFLLTGIILHSIRALLMELKSAMAK, from the coding sequence ATGCTGATCGCGATCATCCCGGCCTACAACGAAGAGCGATTCATCGGCTCGGTTGTGCTGAAGGCGAAGAAATACGTCGATGCGGTCCTGGTGATTGACGACGGCTCGAAGGACCTCACGGCGGAAGTCGCCCGGGCGGCCGGGGCGGTGGTGGTGCGGCATGAGACCAACCGCGGCAAGGGCGCGGCGCTGAATTCGGGGTTCGAGAAGGCGCGGGAACTGCGGGCGCAGGCGGCGGTGGTGCTGGACGGGGACGGACAGCACCGGCCAGAGGACATTCCAACCGTCATAGCGCCAATCCATGATGAGAAGGCAGATATTGTTGTGGGATCACGATATTTGGAGCAACAGAGTCATATCCCGTTTGTCCGAATTCTTGGCCATCGTTTTTTTAATTCGTTCACCAATTGGTTGACCGGTACGCACGTTACGGATTCACAAAGCGGATTCCGCGCCTTTTCGACAAAAGCCCTTCAGAGAATCAAGTTCAAATCGGAGGATTTCTCCGTGGAATCGGAAATGCAATTCCTTGCAGCGCAACAAGATTTACAGTTGACCGAAGTGCCAATTGTCATCTGCTATCCGGAAAGACCCAAACGATCGGTTATTGCGCATGGGGTCTCGGTGCTGAACGGGATTCTTCGGCTTGTCGGCCAGCACCGTCCGCTGTTGTTTTTTGGAGTACCGGGAGCTATTTTAATAACAATGGGTTTGCTGTGGGGCGCCTGGGTAGTGGATATTTATTCGCGATATCAGACGCTTGCCATCGGATACGCGCTGATAAGTGTTTTCCTTTCGATCGTTGGAATGTTCTTTTTATTAACCGGGATCATTCTGCATTCTATCCGCGCGCTGTTGATGGAATTAAAATCCGCCATGGCAAAATAG